In a genomic window of Thermosynechococcus sp. CL-1:
- a CDS encoding bifunctional (p)ppGpp synthetase/guanosine-3',5'-bis(diphosphate) 3'-pyrophosphohydrolase — translation MNAFAPSLPTDIELPDWLATCLRNPEPENGDDLVCRAFQFAYDLHQGQRRASGEPYIAHPVAVASILRDLGGGPALLAAGLLHDVIEDTAVTAEELEANFGAEVRRLVEGVTKLSKFNFSSKTERQAESFRRMFLAMAQDIRVIVVKLADRLHNMRTLEYLPEDRRRAIAQETRDVFAPLANRLGIWRIKWELEDLAFKYLEPEAYRRIQELVAEKRANREAQLQQAIQILYDRLSGMGFGYLEISGRPKHLYSIYQKMMRQQKEFHEIYDVAGIRILVATKDECYRALAVVHDCFLSVPGRFKDYISLPKPNQYQSLHTVVIGLGGRPLEVQIRTLAMHHVSEYGIAAHWKYKETGHSLPQQWSARDQKFTWLRQLLDWQNDLKDAQEYLDSIRDDLFDKEVYVFTPQGDVLALQQGATPLDFAYHIHTDVGNHCAGARVNGRIVPLDTPLRNGDIVEIITQKTAHPSLDWLNFVKTTTARNRIRQWYKRSRRDENLQRGRELLEKELGKAGLEALLKSPQMQQVAERSNYQSVDDLVAALGYGEITLNLVVNRLRAITLARPETTPPELPSESAPVNRVPASTKPSDSPILGVEGLVYHIAGCCCPVPDEPIIGVVTLGSRGISIHRQGCSNLESVSSDRLIPVSWNTKVNQRRPQTYPVDVQIEVIDRVGILKDILTRLTDNQINVRRANVHTDPGRTAIIDLCIDIVNAKQLDHLLAQIRKITDVLNIRRRQHTEVSSP, via the coding sequence ATGAACGCTTTTGCACCTAGCTTGCCGACTGATATTGAATTACCCGATTGGTTAGCGACGTGCCTGCGAAATCCAGAGCCTGAGAATGGGGATGATTTGGTCTGTCGAGCGTTTCAATTTGCTTACGACTTACACCAAGGACAGCGACGGGCGTCTGGGGAACCCTACATTGCCCATCCTGTGGCAGTGGCGAGTATTCTGCGGGATCTAGGCGGCGGGCCTGCTCTTTTGGCGGCGGGGCTTCTCCACGATGTGATTGAGGATACCGCTGTTACAGCAGAGGAGCTAGAAGCCAATTTTGGTGCCGAGGTGCGGCGACTGGTGGAGGGGGTCACCAAGCTCTCGAAGTTTAACTTCTCCAGTAAGACGGAGCGGCAAGCGGAAAGTTTCCGACGCATGTTTTTGGCGATGGCGCAGGATATTCGGGTCATCGTTGTCAAGCTGGCCGATCGCCTGCATAATATGCGCACCCTAGAGTATCTACCGGAAGATCGCCGCCGTGCCATTGCCCAAGAAACCCGTGATGTCTTTGCCCCCTTGGCCAATCGCTTGGGGATTTGGCGGATCAAGTGGGAGCTAGAGGATTTAGCCTTTAAGTATTTAGAGCCAGAAGCCTACCGCCGCATTCAGGAACTGGTGGCGGAGAAACGCGCTAATCGCGAGGCACAACTGCAGCAGGCAATTCAAATTCTCTATGACCGCTTATCGGGAATGGGCTTTGGATACTTAGAAATTAGTGGCCGTCCCAAACACCTCTATAGCATCTATCAAAAAATGATGCGGCAGCAAAAAGAATTCCATGAAATCTATGATGTGGCGGGCATTCGCATTCTGGTGGCCACAAAGGATGAGTGCTATCGTGCCCTTGCGGTCGTCCATGACTGTTTCCTTTCTGTGCCAGGGCGGTTCAAGGACTACATCAGCTTGCCCAAACCCAACCAGTATCAATCGCTGCACACGGTGGTTATTGGTCTTGGGGGGCGCCCCTTGGAGGTGCAAATTCGCACATTGGCCATGCACCATGTCTCTGAGTATGGGATTGCCGCCCACTGGAAGTATAAAGAAACAGGTCATTCCTTACCGCAACAGTGGAGTGCTCGCGATCAAAAATTCACTTGGCTACGGCAACTGCTGGATTGGCAAAATGACCTCAAGGATGCCCAAGAATATCTCGATAGCATTCGCGATGATCTCTTTGATAAGGAGGTCTATGTCTTTACGCCCCAAGGGGACGTCCTTGCCCTGCAACAGGGGGCGACGCCCCTCGACTTTGCCTACCATATTCACACCGATGTCGGGAATCACTGTGCTGGGGCACGGGTGAATGGTCGGATAGTGCCCTTGGATACACCACTGCGCAATGGCGACATTGTTGAGATCATCACCCAGAAAACTGCCCACCCCAGTTTGGACTGGTTGAACTTTGTTAAAACCACAACGGCACGCAATCGTATTCGGCAGTGGTACAAGCGATCGCGCCGCGATGAAAACCTGCAGCGGGGACGGGAATTACTGGAGAAGGAACTGGGCAAAGCGGGTCTAGAAGCCCTTCTGAAGTCACCGCAGATGCAACAGGTGGCAGAGCGCAGCAACTACCAAAGTGTCGATGATTTAGTGGCCGCCTTGGGCTATGGCGAAATTACGCTGAATCTGGTGGTGAATCGGCTGCGGGCAATTACCCTAGCGCGTCCAGAGACAACCCCACCGGAACTGCCTTCAGAATCTGCCCCTGTTAACCGTGTACCCGCCAGCACGAAACCCAGTGATTCCCCGATTCTTGGAGTGGAGGGCTTGGTTTATCACATTGCTGGCTGCTGTTGTCCTGTGCCCGATGAACCGATTATTGGCGTGGTGACGCTGGGGAGTCGGGGTATTTCAATTCATCGTCAGGGCTGTAGCAACCTAGAGTCGGTGTCGAGCGATCGCCTGATTCCCGTGAGTTGGAACACAAAAGTCAATCAACGCCGTCCCCAAACCTACCCTGTGGATGTGCAAATTGAGGTGATTGATCGCGTTGGTATTCTTAAGGATATTTTGACCCGTTTAACTGATAATCAAATTAATGTGCGACGAGCCAATGTCCACACAGATCCGGGACGCACAGCGATTATTGATTTGTGTATTGATATTGTGAATGCAAAGCAGTTGGATCATCTCTTGGCGCAAATTAGAAAAATCACTGATGTCCTCAACATTCGTCGCCGTCAGCACACGGAAGTGAGTTCTCCCTAG
- the purE gene encoding 5-(carboxyamino)imidazole ribonucleotide mutase, which translates to MSEMPLVAIVMGSDSDLPTMQGAIAICERFGIPHEVAILSAHRTPLAMVEFAQNAHQRGLKVIIAGAGGAAHLPGMIAALTPLPVIGVPVPSRHLQGLDSLYSIVQMPAGIPVATVAIGNAQNAGLLAVQLLASHDPELLEQVIAYRQELAAAVTAKNQKLQTLGASAYLQQQ; encoded by the coding sequence ATGTCAGAGATGCCGCTGGTTGCCATTGTCATGGGCAGTGATTCGGATTTGCCAACCATGCAGGGGGCGATCGCCATCTGTGAACGCTTTGGCATTCCCCATGAAGTGGCGATTCTCTCAGCTCACCGCACGCCTCTTGCCATGGTCGAGTTTGCCCAAAATGCCCATCAGCGGGGTCTGAAAGTCATTATTGCGGGTGCCGGTGGCGCTGCTCACTTGCCCGGCATGATTGCTGCCTTAACCCCCCTACCCGTGATTGGCGTACCTGTACCGAGCCGCCATTTGCAGGGGCTGGACTCCCTCTACTCCATTGTGCAGATGCCAGCTGGAATTCCCGTGGCGACGGTTGCCATTGGCAATGCTCAAAATGCAGGTCTATTGGCCGTTCAACTATTGGCCAGTCACGATCCAGAGCTGCTGGAGCAAGTGATTGCCTATCGTCAAGAGTTGGCCGCCGCTGTGACCGCCAAGAATCAAAAACTGCAAACACTGGGGGCTAGCGCTTATCTGCAACAGCAGTAA
- the queG gene encoding tRNA epoxyqueuosine(34) reductase QueG: MITAAAIKQFAHQLGFHRVGIVDLRTYTDDHPSGVAALQRWLAQGFQGEMAWMANPRRQEIQAVLPGAQSVISVALNYYQPDPEPPPKVKIARYGWGRDYHRVLGKRLQALGQWLQSQVPEMDYRWYVDTGPVQDKVWAEQAGIGWIGKHSNIISRQYGSWIFLGELITTLELPGDRPHTNHCGTCTRCLAACPTGAIVEPYVVDANRCIAYHTIESRAPEIPPAIAAHLEGWVAGCDICQEVCPWNQRFAQPTDVADFAPRSPLLKTSPEELATLSDVAWDELTRGSALRRIKPAQWRRNAQAVLSANRYDEK, encoded by the coding sequence ATGATTACTGCTGCTGCGATTAAGCAATTTGCCCATCAGTTGGGGTTCCATCGGGTGGGGATTGTGGATTTGCGCACCTATACCGATGACCATCCTTCTGGGGTAGCTGCCCTACAACGCTGGTTAGCCCAAGGCTTCCAAGGGGAGATGGCGTGGATGGCCAACCCGCGGCGACAGGAGATTCAAGCCGTCCTGCCGGGAGCGCAATCAGTGATTTCCGTTGCCCTCAATTACTATCAGCCTGATCCAGAGCCACCCCCCAAGGTGAAAATTGCCCGCTATGGGTGGGGACGGGATTACCACCGGGTTCTGGGAAAACGCTTGCAAGCCCTAGGCCAATGGCTGCAGTCGCAGGTACCTGAGATGGACTACCGTTGGTATGTGGATACAGGCCCGGTACAGGACAAAGTGTGGGCGGAGCAGGCGGGAATTGGCTGGATTGGCAAGCACAGTAATATCATTTCGCGGCAGTATGGCTCCTGGATTTTTTTGGGAGAGTTAATTACCACGTTGGAGTTGCCGGGCGATCGCCCCCACACCAATCACTGCGGCACCTGTACCCGTTGCTTGGCCGCCTGTCCCACCGGCGCCATTGTTGAACCCTATGTGGTGGATGCCAACCGCTGCATTGCCTACCACACGATCGAAAGCCGTGCCCCGGAAATTCCCCCCGCCATTGCTGCTCATTTAGAAGGATGGGTTGCCGGCTGTGACATTTGCCAAGAGGTGTGTCCTTGGAATCAACGCTTTGCTCAACCCACGGATGTGGCCGACTTTGCCCCGCGATCGCCCCTCTTGAAGACTTCTCCAGAGGAACTCGCCACCCTCAGCGATGTAGCATGGGATGAACTCACCCGTGGTTCTGCCCTACGGCGAATTAAACCCGCCCAATGGCGCCGCAATGCCCAAGCGGTGCTGTCTGCCAATCGGTATGATGAAAAATGA
- a CDS encoding vitamin K epoxide reductase family protein, whose product MVRRRSTPWIHRWSRWLIGGVALAGMVVTAYLTIAKLTNQEVTCPTDGCDIVLNSPWATVFGIPLSLIGFVAYTGMLSLAALPLLLNQPQQKELRRNAENTTWLLLFLGATAMASFSSYLMYVLVTEIKASCPYCIASAVFSFTFLILTIIGREWSDRGQLFFNGVIVAVITLVAVFGIYNARMANPEGPGIPIVNTSGAAEMALARHLTQVGAVMYGAYWCSHCHDQKELFGKQAVRELNYVECDPNGANPQVERCRAKGIQGYPTWEINDQLYSGTRSLSELSQLSQYTGPMNFKNQ is encoded by the coding sequence ATGGTTCGACGACGCTCCACCCCTTGGATTCATCGTTGGTCACGGTGGTTGATTGGCGGGGTTGCCCTCGCTGGCATGGTGGTGACCGCCTACCTGACGATCGCCAAGCTGACCAATCAAGAGGTCACTTGTCCCACCGATGGCTGTGACATTGTCCTCAATAGTCCTTGGGCAACCGTGTTTGGTATTCCCCTCTCCCTCATTGGCTTTGTCGCCTACACGGGAATGCTGTCGTTGGCGGCCTTGCCCCTGTTGTTGAACCAGCCGCAGCAAAAAGAACTCCGCCGCAATGCTGAAAACACCACTTGGCTTTTGCTCTTTCTGGGGGCAACGGCCATGGCCAGCTTTAGTAGTTACCTGATGTATGTTTTGGTAACAGAAATTAAGGCCAGTTGTCCCTACTGTATTGCCTCAGCCGTCTTTAGCTTTACATTTTTAATCTTGACGATTATTGGTCGTGAATGGAGCGATCGCGGTCAGCTCTTTTTTAATGGTGTTATTGTTGCTGTGATTACGCTGGTGGCCGTCTTTGGCATCTATAATGCCCGCATGGCTAACCCTGAGGGTCCTGGCATCCCCATCGTCAATACCTCAGGTGCGGCGGAAATGGCCCTTGCTCGCCATCTCACCCAAGTGGGAGCGGTTATGTATGGTGCCTATTGGTGTAGCCACTGCCACGATCAAAAGGAACTCTTTGGTAAGCAGGCAGTACGGGAACTCAACTATGTTGAATGTGACCCCAATGGTGCCAATCCCCAAGTGGAACGCTGCCGTGCCAAGGGAATTCAGGGCTATCCCACATGGGAAATCAACGATCAGCTTTACTCCGGCACGCGATCGCTAAGCGAACTCAGTCAACTCAGCCAATACACAGGCCCGATGAACTTCAAGAACCAATAG
- a CDS encoding winged helix-turn-helix domain-containing protein: MLSIDTVAEPAKAPFATPPALANILVVEDEDLIRETLVLALQEEGYHTLVASDGYEALNLINTYLLTDTNPEKAEVNLIILDVMLPGINGLDLCRLIRREGCTVPILMISAKGSEIDRVVGLEIGADDYLAKPFGMREMLARCRALLRRTQIQQATVPTVLRFRDLCLYPQECRVTLRGEEINLSPKEYKLLELFMRHPRRVWPREQLLDQVWGHDFIGDSKTVDVHIRWLREKIETDPSHPQYILTVRGFGYRFG; the protein is encoded by the coding sequence ATGCTTTCTATTGATACAGTCGCCGAACCCGCCAAGGCTCCTTTTGCCACACCACCTGCCCTTGCCAACATTTTAGTGGTTGAAGATGAAGACCTGATTCGGGAAACCCTTGTCCTTGCTTTGCAGGAGGAAGGCTACCATACCCTTGTGGCCAGTGATGGTTATGAGGCTCTCAATCTCATTAATACCTATCTCTTGACGGATACTAATCCTGAAAAGGCAGAGGTGAATTTGATCATCCTAGATGTCATGCTGCCGGGCATCAATGGATTAGACCTATGCCGCTTAATTCGCCGTGAAGGCTGTACAGTTCCCATTCTCATGATCAGTGCCAAAGGCAGTGAAATTGATCGAGTGGTTGGCCTTGAAATTGGTGCCGATGACTACTTGGCCAAGCCCTTTGGCATGCGGGAGATGCTGGCGCGCTGTCGTGCCCTATTACGGCGGACGCAAATTCAACAGGCTACGGTGCCAACGGTTCTGCGCTTTCGCGATCTCTGCCTCTATCCCCAAGAATGCCGCGTAACCCTGCGGGGCGAGGAAATCAATCTCTCCCCCAAAGAATACAAACTGCTTGAGCTATTTATGCGCCACCCCCGCCGTGTTTGGCCACGGGAGCAGTTATTGGATCAGGTGTGGGGGCATGACTTTATTGGTGATAGCAAAACCGTTGATGTCCACATCCGCTGGCTGCGGGAGAAAATTGAAACCGACCCTAGCCATCCCCAGTACATTCTTACGGTGCGCGGTTTTGGTTATCGTTTTGGTTGA
- a CDS encoding shikimate dehydrogenase, with product MPKISGHTQLLGVIGDPIAHTLSPAMHNAALEHLGLNYVYVPFGVKSQQLGVAIAGLDALNVVGFNVTIPHKETILPYLADVSDLAQQVGAVNTVYRSEKGWVGTNTDVHGFLAPLRQQSYPWSEIAVLVLGYGGAARAVVTACYDLGCRQIYISGRQGERLEAFVASWPQITLHPLPWSERATCLENVSLVVNTTPIGMSPHTSATPLTAEDLAKLPATAIVYDLIYKPRPTLLLQLAMARGLQTFDGLAMLLHQGAAALEYWIGQPAPTAIMATALETALGREK from the coding sequence ATGCCGAAGATCTCTGGCCACACCCAGCTTCTGGGGGTGATTGGCGACCCGATTGCCCACACCCTCTCACCGGCAATGCACAATGCCGCGCTGGAGCATTTGGGGTTGAACTATGTCTATGTGCCCTTTGGGGTGAAGTCACAGCAGTTGGGGGTGGCGATCGCTGGCCTCGATGCCCTGAATGTCGTTGGCTTTAATGTCACCATTCCCCACAAAGAAACCATCCTTCCCTATTTGGCGGATGTCAGCGACCTCGCACAGCAGGTGGGGGCAGTCAACACTGTCTATCGCAGTGAAAAGGGTTGGGTGGGTACCAATACTGATGTGCATGGTTTCTTGGCACCACTGCGGCAACAGTCCTACCCGTGGTCAGAGATTGCCGTTTTAGTCTTGGGCTATGGGGGTGCCGCGCGAGCCGTGGTCACTGCCTGTTATGACTTGGGCTGTCGGCAGATCTATATCAGTGGTCGCCAAGGGGAACGGCTAGAGGCCTTTGTTGCCAGTTGGCCACAGATCACGCTCCATCCCCTCCCATGGTCAGAGCGGGCCACTTGTTTGGAGAACGTTAGCCTTGTGGTCAATACCACCCCCATTGGCATGAGTCCCCATACTAGCGCCACCCCCCTCACAGCCGAGGATTTGGCAAAATTGCCCGCCACCGCCATTGTCTATGACCTCATCTACAAACCTCGCCCCACCCTTCTTTTGCAATTAGCGATGGCACGGGGACTGCAAACCTTCGACGGCCTTGCCATGCTTCTCCATCAGGGAGCCGCAGCCTTGGAGTACTGGATTGGCCAACCCGCACCTACTGCCATCATGGCCACTGCCCTTGAAACTGCCCTAGGGAGGGAGAAATAA
- a CDS encoding P-II family nitrogen regulator, with the protein MKKVEAIIRPFKLDEVKIALVNAGIVGMTVSEVRGFGRQKGQTERYRGSEYTVEFLQKLKVEIVVEDSQVDMVVAKIIEAARTGEIGDGKIFVTPVEQVIRIRTSEKDHEAV; encoded by the coding sequence TTGAAAAAGGTAGAAGCCATTATTCGTCCCTTCAAGCTGGATGAAGTCAAGATCGCCCTTGTCAATGCGGGTATTGTCGGCATGACCGTCTCCGAAGTACGCGGCTTTGGGCGGCAAAAGGGGCAAACGGAACGGTACCGTGGTTCAGAATACACGGTGGAATTTTTACAAAAGTTAAAAGTTGAGATTGTCGTTGAAGACAGTCAAGTAGACATGGTCGTGGCGAAAATTATTGAGGCTGCCCGCACGGGGGAAATTGGCGACGGCAAAATTTTTGTGACGCCCGTTGAGCAGGTCATTCGCATCCGCACCAGCGAAAAAGATCACGAGGCAGTCTAG
- the rph gene encoding ribonuclease PH: MGWQRPDGRQPQELRSHQFQRHFTQFALGSVLAQAGQTQVLCTVSLKEGVPKFLEGTGQGWLTAEYRMLPSATRPRQEREFLKLSGRTQEIQRLIGRSLRSALNLSLLGERTLIVDADVLQADAGTRSLAITGGYIALVDALSALLQQGVLSESPLCHQVAAVSVGLIDGDPYLDLSYAEDVAASVDFNVVMTANGQFIEVQGTAEIGSFDRPTLDRLLDVASQGIQELIEIQQHVLAASYE, from the coding sequence ATGGGGTGGCAGCGACCCGATGGCCGTCAACCACAGGAATTGCGATCGCACCAGTTTCAGCGGCATTTCACCCAATTTGCCTTAGGATCGGTACTCGCCCAAGCGGGGCAAACGCAAGTGTTGTGCACTGTTAGTCTCAAGGAAGGCGTACCCAAGTTTTTAGAAGGCACAGGCCAAGGCTGGCTGACAGCGGAGTACCGCATGCTACCCAGTGCAACGCGGCCACGGCAAGAGCGAGAATTTCTCAAACTCTCTGGGCGCACCCAAGAAATTCAACGCCTGATTGGTCGCAGCTTACGCTCGGCCTTGAACCTATCCCTATTGGGAGAGCGCACACTGATTGTGGATGCCGATGTGCTCCAAGCCGATGCTGGCACGCGATCGCTAGCGATTACAGGGGGCTACATTGCCCTTGTGGATGCCCTTAGTGCCCTACTTCAGCAAGGGGTACTCAGTGAATCTCCCCTGTGTCATCAGGTGGCCGCAGTCTCCGTGGGGCTGATTGATGGTGACCCCTATTTGGATTTGAGCTACGCTGAGGATGTGGCGGCCAGTGTGGACTTCAATGTCGTGATGACGGCCAATGGTCAGTTCATTGAGGTTCAAGGTACAGCAGAGATCGGTTCCTTTGATCGGCCAACCCTCGATCGCCTTCTCGATGTCGCCAGCCAAGGGATTCAAGAACTCATTGAGATTCAACAGCACGTCTTAGCCGCAAGCTATGAGTGA
- a CDS encoding YifB family Mg chelatase-like AAA ATPase produces the protein MLARVWSAAVLGIDAIPVGVEVDVSGGLPGIVVVGLPDAGVQEARERVKAAIRNAGFSFPMRRIVVNLTPADLRKEGPSFDLPISIGILAASGQVSTDLLGDHLFLGEVSLDGTLQPVAGVLAIAVAAQAQGMTGLVVPMANVTEAAVVRGLKVYGCHTLAEVAAFLNDPSSRSPAANSLSCHAPPSPRFSLDLKDVKGQYQARRALEIAAAGGHNLIFVGPPGSGKTMLARRLPTILPPLTFEEALEVTKIHSVAGLLKERGQLLQEPPFRSPHHSASGPALVGGGSYPRPGEISLAHRGVLFLDELTEFKRDVLEFLRQPLEDGQVTIARTRQSVVFPAQFTLVASTNPCPCGYYGDPVQPCTCSPRQREQYWAKLSGPLLDRIDLQVSVSRLKPEEMTRQTLGEDSATVRQRVLAARQRAQQRFAQEPTLHCNAQMQSRHLRQWCRLDETSTNLLERAIAQLGLSARATDRILKVARTIADLADCETIAAAHVAEAIQYRTIDRLQ, from the coding sequence ATGCTGGCACGGGTTTGGAGTGCTGCCGTTCTAGGAATTGACGCGATTCCCGTCGGCGTCGAAGTAGATGTTTCTGGCGGCTTACCGGGGATTGTGGTGGTGGGCCTGCCTGATGCGGGTGTGCAAGAGGCACGGGAGCGCGTTAAGGCGGCGATTCGCAATGCCGGTTTTAGCTTCCCAATGCGGCGCATTGTGGTTAATCTCACCCCCGCCGATTTACGCAAAGAAGGCCCCAGCTTTGATCTCCCTATTAGCATTGGCATCCTAGCCGCTTCAGGACAGGTTTCAACGGATTTACTCGGCGATCATCTCTTTCTCGGCGAAGTGTCCCTCGATGGCACGTTACAACCCGTGGCCGGGGTACTGGCGATCGCCGTTGCCGCGCAAGCCCAAGGCATGACTGGTCTCGTGGTACCCATGGCCAATGTGACAGAAGCAGCGGTGGTGCGGGGGCTCAAGGTCTATGGTTGCCACACCCTCGCCGAAGTCGCGGCCTTTTTGAATGACCCCAGCTCGCGATCGCCAGCAGCCAATTCTCTGAGTTGCCATGCTCCACCCTCTCCCCGTTTTAGCCTCGACCTCAAGGACGTGAAGGGGCAGTATCAAGCGCGGCGTGCCCTCGAAATTGCGGCTGCGGGCGGGCACAATCTCATCTTTGTCGGGCCACCGGGGAGTGGTAAAACGATGTTGGCGCGGCGGTTACCCACAATCTTGCCGCCCTTGACCTTTGAGGAAGCCCTTGAAGTCACCAAAATTCACTCCGTGGCTGGACTGCTCAAAGAACGCGGCCAATTGCTCCAAGAACCCCCTTTTCGGAGTCCTCACCACTCTGCCTCTGGCCCTGCCCTTGTGGGGGGTGGCAGTTATCCGCGCCCCGGCGAAATCTCCCTTGCCCATCGGGGGGTGCTCTTTCTTGATGAATTAACGGAATTCAAGCGGGATGTGTTGGAGTTTTTGCGGCAGCCCCTTGAGGATGGCCAAGTCACCATTGCCCGCACCCGCCAATCCGTCGTTTTCCCGGCGCAATTTACCCTCGTGGCCAGCACCAATCCCTGCCCCTGTGGCTACTATGGCGATCCAGTGCAACCCTGTACCTGCTCGCCGCGCCAGCGAGAACAGTATTGGGCAAAGCTCTCTGGCCCCCTGCTGGATCGCATTGATCTGCAAGTGAGTGTCAGCCGCCTCAAGCCCGAGGAAATGACCCGCCAAACCCTAGGGGAAGATTCAGCCACGGTACGGCAGCGGGTCTTGGCGGCACGCCAACGCGCCCAACAGCGATTCGCTCAAGAACCCACTCTCCACTGCAACGCCCAAATGCAAAGCCGCCATCTGCGCCAGTGGTGTCGTTTGGATGAGACTTCGACTAATCTCTTAGAACGGGCGATCGCCCAACTGGGACTCTCAGCGCGAGCCACAGACCGTATCCTAAAAGTAGCCCGTACCATTGCTGATCTGGCCGACTGTGAAACGATTGCCGCTGCCCATGTGGCCGAAGCCATTCAATACCGCACGATTGATCGTCTGCAATAG
- a CDS encoding ABC transporter substrate-binding protein encodes MWPKPFNTARLIVCNRRGWFALLLGFLALLLIGCTTATQSAKPIELIFWHGVNPPPNRVILQRLVDRFNARHPQIHVQALYVGQPDQQLPKILAAVVGNAAPDLLWYNPTITGQFVDLGALRPLDDWWQASPYRDQVSPALIPTMRYGNHYWSIPFATNNLGIFYRPSLLAAAGVKTLPSTWQELEQVSQTLKAQGITPLLLALGQGEFAVFTWLPFFWSAGGSLGDTPESAHIDTPPAIAALDFWQRLRQEGLATLSAPERGYELDQLIRGEVAMQITGPWTLAQLQQSGVDFGVLPMPALKTAATALGGENLFVFRSTPQREEAALAFLDYVLSEEFQTEWALGTGYLPVNERVRTNDRYQAFVAQQPALRVFLDQMAAAQARPNFRGYTRFSQTLGRAIESVLLGKSTPQAAAETAEQRWQLMRPR; translated from the coding sequence ATGTGGCCGAAGCCATTCAATACCGCACGATTGATCGTCTGCAATAGACGCGGCTGGTTCGCACTCCTACTGGGTTTCTTAGCCCTACTGCTCATCGGCTGTACAACGGCAACCCAATCCGCGAAGCCCATTGAACTGATTTTCTGGCATGGGGTCAACCCACCCCCCAACCGCGTGATCCTCCAGCGTCTTGTGGATCGCTTCAACGCCCGCCATCCCCAGATTCATGTCCAAGCTCTCTACGTTGGCCAACCCGACCAGCAGTTACCGAAAATTCTGGCCGCAGTGGTGGGCAATGCCGCACCAGATCTGCTCTGGTATAACCCCACGATCACGGGGCAGTTTGTTGATCTGGGTGCTTTGCGTCCCCTTGATGACTGGTGGCAAGCTTCCCCCTACCGCGATCAAGTTAGTCCTGCCCTGATACCAACAATGCGCTACGGCAACCATTACTGGTCTATTCCCTTTGCCACCAACAACCTTGGAATTTTTTATCGTCCCAGTTTATTGGCTGCCGCTGGTGTGAAAACACTACCCAGCACATGGCAGGAATTAGAGCAGGTCAGCCAAACCCTAAAGGCACAGGGCATCACCCCGCTACTCCTTGCCCTTGGCCAAGGGGAATTTGCCGTCTTTACTTGGTTGCCCTTTTTTTGGAGTGCGGGTGGCAGTCTCGGAGACACACCAGAAAGCGCCCACATTGACACACCCCCCGCGATCGCGGCTCTTGACTTTTGGCAACGTCTGCGGCAGGAGGGCTTAGCGACACTCTCTGCCCCGGAACGTGGTTATGAACTGGATCAATTGATTCGTGGCGAGGTGGCGATGCAAATTACAGGGCCTTGGACGTTGGCGCAACTCCAACAGTCGGGGGTGGATTTTGGCGTTCTACCCATGCCTGCCCTCAAAACCGCCGCAACCGCACTGGGGGGCGAAAATCTCTTTGTCTTTCGCTCAACACCGCAACGGGAAGAGGCTGCTCTAGCCTTTTTGGACTACGTTCTCAGTGAAGAATTTCAAACGGAGTGGGCTTTGGGCACAGGGTATTTGCCCGTGAATGAACGGGTGCGTACCAACGATCGCTATCAGGCCTTTGTGGCACAGCAACCTGCGCTTCGTGTTTTTCTAGATCAGATGGCCGCTGCTCAGGCACGTCCCAACTTCCGTGGTTATACCCGCTTTTCCCAAACCCTTGGGCGAGCGATCGAAAGCGTTCTCCTTGGCAAATCAACCCCGCAAGCCGCAGCAGAAACCGCAGAGCAACGTTGGCAACTGATGCGCCCGCGTTAG